The following proteins are co-located in the Triticum aestivum cultivar Chinese Spring chromosome 1A, IWGSC CS RefSeq v2.1, whole genome shotgun sequence genome:
- the LOC123095974 gene encoding reticulon-like protein B1 isoform X1, giving the protein MMSESEEHGSLLEKIGDKIGDKIHEFKKDSSSSSSDDDDDKKSHKSKKKHLFGRKHPLHNVLGGGKAADLVMWRDKQKSGSILGGVTVIWLLFEGIGYHLLTFLCHLLIIFLTVSFVWSNAASFINRSPPKFPEVILSETQCMIIAHVLRKEINEAFITLQSVASGKDLKTYLKSIGILWFISIIGGCFSFLTLSYTIFLMAYTLPMLYEKYEDEVDVVGEKALIELKKQYAVFDEKVLSKIPMLADKKQH; this is encoded by the exons ATGATGTCCGAAAGCGAGGAGCACGGGTCGCTCCTGGAAAAGATTGGCGACAAGATCGGCGACAAGATCCATGAGTTCAAGAAGGattcgtcgtcctcgtcctcggacgacgacgacgacaagaaGTCGCATAAATCCAAGAAGAAGCACCTGTTTGGCAGGAAGCATCCGCTCCACAACGTCCTTGGCGGAGGCAAAG CTGCTGATCTTGTGATGTGGAGGGACAAGCAGAAGTCCGGGAGCATCCTGGGCGGGGTGACCGTCATCTGGTTGCTGTTCGAGGGCATCGGCTACCACCTCCTCACCTTCCTCTGCCActtgctcatcatcttcctcacCGTCAGCTTCGTCTGGTCCAACGCTGCATCCTTCATCAACAG GTCTCCTCCAAAGTTCCCTGAGGTCATTTTATCTGAAACCCAATGCATGATAATAGCTCATGTTCTGAGGAAAGAAATCAATGAGGCTTTCATCACCTTGCAAAGTGTTGCTTCCGGTAAAGACCTTAAAACATACCTCAAG TCAATTGGAATCCTGTGGTTCATTTCTATAATTGGGGGCTGCTTCAGCTTCCTGACACTGTCTTACACTA TTTTCCTGATGGCATACACGCTCCCCATGCTCTATGAGAAATATGAAGACGAAGTCGATGTTGTGGGTGAGAAGGCCCTGATCGAGCTCAAGAAGCAATATGCAGTGTTCGATGAGAAGGTTCTGTCAAAGATACCAATGTTAGCCGACAAGAAACAGCACTGA
- the LOC123095974 gene encoding reticulon-like protein B1 isoform X2: MMSESEEHGSLLEKIGDKIGDKIHEFKKDSSSSSSDDDDDKKSHKSKKKHLFGRKHPLHNVLGGGKAADLVMWRDKQKSGSILGGVTVIWLLFEGIGYHLLTFLCHLLIIFLTVSFVWSNAASFINRSPPKFPEVILSETQCMIIAHVLRKEINEAFITLQSVASGKDLKTYLKSIGILWFISIIGGCFSFLTLSYTSSEKHENKVNLSKQCSVYHSEFGYRLQFS, encoded by the exons ATGATGTCCGAAAGCGAGGAGCACGGGTCGCTCCTGGAAAAGATTGGCGACAAGATCGGCGACAAGATCCATGAGTTCAAGAAGGattcgtcgtcctcgtcctcggacgacgacgacgacaagaaGTCGCATAAATCCAAGAAGAAGCACCTGTTTGGCAGGAAGCATCCGCTCCACAACGTCCTTGGCGGAGGCAAAG CTGCTGATCTTGTGATGTGGAGGGACAAGCAGAAGTCCGGGAGCATCCTGGGCGGGGTGACCGTCATCTGGTTGCTGTTCGAGGGCATCGGCTACCACCTCCTCACCTTCCTCTGCCActtgctcatcatcttcctcacCGTCAGCTTCGTCTGGTCCAACGCTGCATCCTTCATCAACAG GTCTCCTCCAAAGTTCCCTGAGGTCATTTTATCTGAAACCCAATGCATGATAATAGCTCATGTTCTGAGGAAAGAAATCAATGAGGCTTTCATCACCTTGCAAAGTGTTGCTTCCGGTAAAGACCTTAAAACATACCTCAAG TCAATTGGAATCCTGTGGTTCATTTCTATAATTGGGGGCTGCTTCAGCTTCCTGACACTGTCTTACACTA GTTCAGAGAAGCATGAAAATAAAGTAAACTTGTCCAAGCAATGTTCTGTCTATCATTCTGAATTTGGCTACCGTCTGCAGTTTTCCTGA